The DNA sequence TTTATCCATAAAACCTGATTTTAGACTTTCAGGAGGAATTGGAATTGGAAGCCAAAAGATTCTTAGAAGATCAATGAAATGATATGGACGATCAATATGGGCAGGTTCTATGATATAGTGGTTGTATTTTCGAAAATAGTGGAAAGTAATAGCAATAAAGGAGAGAGACTCAACATCTGTAATAGGGCCAGCGTAGTCGTCGTTTATGCCTTTAACATCCTTGTAGGGAAATTCAACAATCATACCCGGGTGAGCAGAGTTGAATATGTCTTCAAGAACGAAAAAAGGAAGTTGATTTTCAAGCAGAATCATATCATGATAAATATCACTTAACAAGCATGGTTCTGATAAGGTGTCTCTTTCTGTTAAAGTTAAGCCTGTATAGTATCTAAGAAAATGCTCAATTATAAAACAAGCATCAACTAGAATCATCGTTAAGAAATCGTCGCTGCTATAACTGACAGGCTCTGCATAATAACCTCTTATCTGCTTTTCCTTCTCAATAAGTCTGAGAAATAAACCCTTCATGCTCAAGTGCTTGTTTCTATTTAGAAATTTCTCAAGATATTTCAGCTTTCGTTCTTCCATTAGTTTCAAATTGTCACCTCCGTTAGAGTACCGTGGATTGTGAAACGGGCCAATTGAAACAACCCGAGGAGTATAGGCTTTTGGATTAACACGGCGAAATTTTTCTGGTACTCTATAAATGCATTTCTCATTGAGTTCTGTAATTTCTGGATCCACTTTTCGAAGCATGTTGGTTAATTGTGTCTCCAAATACTGAGCCTGAGCTTGACTCTCTGAACTACTTGTGCTGCCTATCTCCGAATATTCTGGAATCACTGATGAAGCTCCGTCCATTCCTTAATAttttcaattctggtgtggtcacTGCATGTTATAGACCAGCAACATGAAATTAAGTTGGATCAATTAAGTATCACTTAATCCAATAACAGCTTTAGCACGAATCTGGAACTAGGAAGTAGGAAGTGTATATACTATTGGACATGAATGTAATATATGGCGTTGACATACGA is a window from the Glycine max cultivar Williams 82 chromosome 2, Glycine_max_v4.0, whole genome shotgun sequence genome containing:
- the LOC102669855 gene encoding UPF0481 protein At3g47200 → MDGASSVIPEYSEIGSTSSSESQAQAQYLETQLTNMLRKVDPEITELNEKCIYRVPEKFRRVNPKAYTPRVVSIGPFHNPRYSNGGDNLKLMEERKLKYLEKFLNRNKHLSMKGLFLRLIEKEKQIRGYYAEPVSYSSDDFLTMILVDACFIIEHFLRYYTGLTLTERDTLSEPCLLSDIYHDMILLENQLPFFVLEDIFNSAHPGMIVEFPYKDVKGINDDYAGPITDVESLSFIAITFHYFRKYNHYIIEPAHIDRPYHFIDLLRIFWLPIPIPPESLKSGFMDKLIPSASQLSEVGLIFKASLTPGLFDIKYDHHMGVMEIPCILINHKTETELRNILALEQCRYILSPNMTQYLFILDCLVNTDKDASILIDNKIFINWLGDANAVAKMFNSLCSNVGLPFISEECFSLCDNLVKFYENPRNKYKAIFYHEYFNTPWKKASTSAAVLLLLLTLIQTICSVISFF